One segment of Shewanella piezotolerans WP3 DNA contains the following:
- a CDS encoding MinD/ParA family protein: MTPDQASGLRMMNQPNNEKVKVIAVSGGKGGVGKTSVSINTAVALAEKGKRVLVLDADLGLANVDVMLGLRAEKNLSHVLSGDAELDDVILRGPKGIGIIPATSGTQAMVELTQAQHAGLIRAFSEMRTQFDILIVDTAAGISDMVLSFSRASQDVLIVVCDEPTSITDAYALIKILSREHGVFRFKIVANMVRSLREGMELFAKLSKVTDRFLDVALELVATVPFDENLRKSVRKQKLIVEAFPKSPAAIAYHGLANKIMSWPIPSQPGGHLEFFVERLVQRPDYQEDKSGE, encoded by the coding sequence ATGACTCCCGATCAAGCAAGTGGTTTACGTATGATGAATCAGCCAAATAATGAAAAAGTAAAAGTTATCGCCGTATCTGGTGGTAAAGGTGGCGTTGGTAAAACCAGCGTTTCAATTAACACCGCCGTAGCGTTAGCAGAAAAGGGCAAACGCGTGCTCGTTTTGGACGCCGATTTAGGTTTAGCCAACGTCGATGTGATGCTAGGTTTACGTGCTGAGAAAAATTTATCTCATGTTTTGTCCGGAGATGCCGAATTAGATGATGTCATCTTAAGAGGACCTAAGGGCATTGGGATTATTCCTGCGACGTCGGGAACTCAGGCGATGGTAGAACTCACTCAAGCACAGCATGCAGGTCTTATTCGTGCATTTAGTGAAATGAGAACCCAGTTTGATATCTTAATCGTTGATACAGCCGCCGGGATCTCAGACATGGTGCTCAGTTTCTCACGTGCATCACAAGATGTATTAATCGTTGTTTGTGATGAACCAACATCGATAACTGATGCTTACGCATTGATTAAAATTTTGAGCCGCGAACACGGTGTGTTCCGTTTTAAGATTGTTGCTAACATGGTGCGCAGTTTACGTGAAGGGATGGAGTTGTTTGCCAAGTTAAGTAAAGTAACAGATAGATTCTTAGATGTTGCGCTTGAGCTGGTTGCTACTGTGCCATTCGATGAGAATTTACGTAAGTCAGTTAGAAAGCAAAAGCTAATTGTTGAGGCATTCCCTAAGTCTCCTGCAGCGATTGCTTATCACGGGCTTGCGAACAAGATAATGAGTTGGCCGATACCTTCTCAACCGGGTGGACACTTAGAATTCTTTGTTGAACGATTAGTCCAACGCCCTGATTATCAAGAGGATAAGTCAGGTGAATAA
- a CDS encoding RNA polymerase sigma factor FliA: MNKAAAYTSLDNKTSIVEQYAPLVKRIAHHLLARLPASVQLDDLLQAGMMGLLEASSKFDGSKGAKFETFAGIRIRGSMLDEIRRGDWVPRSVHRNQRRVAQVIDELEQELGRDARDPEIAERLEMSLDEYYSILNDVSVGKVVGIEDLGVAVDVVNHEDNHDDVAYESLAEVEFHSALVAAIKLLPERDALVLSLYYDEALNLKEIGAILEVSESRVSQIHSQAMLRLKGKLKHWTQT; this comes from the coding sequence GTGAATAAAGCGGCCGCGTATACTAGTTTAGATAATAAGACCTCTATCGTTGAACAGTATGCACCGCTAGTAAAAAGAATTGCCCATCATTTATTGGCGCGCTTACCGGCGTCAGTGCAGTTAGATGATTTGCTGCAAGCAGGTATGATGGGGCTGTTAGAGGCATCATCAAAGTTTGATGGTAGTAAAGGCGCGAAATTTGAAACCTTTGCAGGTATTCGAATTCGCGGCTCTATGTTAGACGAAATAAGACGCGGTGATTGGGTACCGCGATCAGTACATCGCAATCAGCGCCGAGTTGCGCAAGTGATTGATGAGCTAGAGCAAGAGCTTGGCCGCGATGCACGAGATCCAGAGATTGCAGAGCGTTTAGAGATGTCGCTCGACGAGTATTACAGCATTCTAAATGATGTGTCAGTGGGCAAAGTTGTTGGCATTGAAGATTTAGGTGTCGCGGTCGATGTGGTTAACCACGAAGATAACCATGATGATGTTGCTTATGAGTCGCTAGCTGAAGTTGAATTTCATTCAGCATTAGTGGCCGCGATAAAGCTATTACCAGAACGTGATGCTCTGGTATTGTCACTGTATTACGATGAAGCATTAAATTTAAAAGAGATTGGGGCCATTCTTGAGGTCAGTGAGTCTAGAGTTAGCCAGATCCATAGTCAGGCGATGCTAAGGCTCAAGGGTAAACTCAAGCACTGGACGCAAACATAA
- the cheY gene encoding chemotaxis response regulator CheY: MDKNMKILVVDDFSTMRRIIKNLLRDLGFNNTQEADDGSTALPMLQKGDFDFVVTDWNMPGMQGIDLLKAIRADDELKHLPVLMVTAEAKREQIIAAAQAGVNGYVVKPFTAATLKEKLDKIFERLG; the protein is encoded by the coding sequence TTGGACAAGAATATGAAGATTCTTGTTGTTGATGACTTTTCAACAATGAGACGTATCATCAAGAACTTGTTGCGAGACTTGGGATTCAACAACACTCAAGAAGCAGATGACGGTTCAACAGCCTTACCTATGTTACAGAAGGGCGATTTTGATTTTGTCGTAACCGACTGGAACATGCCAGGAATGCAAGGTATTGATCTCTTAAAGGCGATACGTGCCGATGATGAGCTAAAACATTTACCTGTATTGATGGTAACGGCTGAAGCTAAACGTGAGCAAATTATCGCAGCAGCGCAAGCTGGCGTTAATGGCTATGTAGTTAAGCCTTTTACCGCAGCAACGCTTAAAGAAAAGTTAGACAAAATTTTCGAGCGACTAGGTTAA